The Paenibacillus sp. FSL R7-0204 genome includes a region encoding these proteins:
- the trmD gene encoding tRNA (guanosine(37)-N1)-methyltransferase TrmD → MRIDVLTLFPDMCEGVFGTSILGKAREKGIASLNTVNFRDFSGNKHNSVDDTPYGGGGGMVLKPDPIFAAVEHVLAQSSVGGEQEDIGNTEAVKPRIILMCPQGRTYNQQIAEELAQEQHLIFICGHYEGYDERIREHLVTDELSIGDYVLTGGELPALTVIDSVVRLQPGALGNETSAISDSFSTGLLEYPHYTRPAEFRGWKVPDMLLSGHHANIEVWRREQALQRTLERRPDLLETAELTVKDKQTLKRLQEQASLEQK, encoded by the coding sequence ATCCGCATTGACGTGCTGACGCTGTTCCCGGACATGTGTGAAGGCGTCTTCGGCACCAGCATTCTTGGGAAGGCCCGTGAGAAAGGCATTGCTTCACTGAACACAGTCAACTTCCGCGACTTCTCGGGCAACAAGCATAACAGCGTGGATGATACGCCTTACGGCGGAGGTGGAGGCATGGTGCTGAAGCCGGACCCTATCTTCGCAGCAGTGGAGCATGTGCTGGCTCAGAGTAGCGTTGGCGGGGAGCAAGAGGACATCGGGAATACAGAGGCCGTGAAGCCGCGTATTATTCTGATGTGCCCCCAGGGCCGGACGTATAACCAGCAGATCGCCGAAGAGCTGGCACAAGAGCAGCATCTAATCTTCATCTGCGGTCATTATGAGGGCTACGACGAGCGAATCCGTGAGCATCTGGTGACGGACGAACTGTCGATTGGCGACTATGTGCTGACCGGTGGTGAGCTTCCAGCCTTGACCGTCATTGATTCAGTAGTGCGGCTGCAGCCGGGGGCGCTGGGAAACGAGACCTCTGCAATCTCCGACTCCTTTAGCACCGGGCTGCTGGAGTACCCGCATTATACCCGTCCGGCAGAGTTCCGGGGCTGGAAGGTCCCGGACATGCTGCTCAGCGGACATCATGCCAATATCGAGGTGTGGCGGCGTGAGCAGGCGCTGCAGCGTACGCTCGAACGCAGACCGGATCTGCTGGAGACGGCAGAGCTGACGGTGAAGGACAAGCAGACGCTGAAGCGGCTGCAGGAGCAGGCAAGCTTGGAGCAGAAATAA